Sequence from the Fulvivirga ligni genome:
GTATATTCGTAATGAGGGGATTAACTCAGAAATATGCTTCTGGAGAAGATAATCTGATTTCATATAAAAAGTCGATTATTCTATCAGTAGTAACCACATTATTGGGTATTGGCGTGCTAGCCATAGCTGAGCATCCGGCTTTGAAATCTATTGCATTCCTGGCTATAATCGGCATTATGTCAGTGGTGCTCATCACTTTTACCGTGGAGCACTTGCTTTATAACTTATTCATTCAAAAAAGAAAGGATAGAGGCCTGATTCCTTTTACGTTCTCATCTTTCATTTTCACTGCATTTGCTTTTACCTGCTTCCTATTTGGCTGTCTTATATTGTTCTTAGGAAATATAGTATTTAGAATTCCTTTTGCTTCCCAAGAATGGAGAAAGAGGACCTTCCATAAGGTGATCATGGCGTTTTCTTACTTCGTCATTTATGTAATGGCCAATGTGAAAAAGGAAGTTAGAAATAAAGAGAATATTGATTTTAGCAAGCCTTCAGTGCTTATTGCCAATCATCACTCTTTCATAGATATACTGCTGCTACTCATGTTTAACCCTAAGGTGGTAATGGTCACTAATGATTGGGTTTATAACTCACCTCTTTTCGGGAAAGCAGTGCAGTATGCAGACTTTATTCCGGCCACTCAAGGTATGGAAGGCCAATTAGATAAGATAAAAGAGCTGGTGAAAAAAGGCTATTCCATCGCGATATTCCCTGAAGGAACCAGGAGTACCTCGGCTGATCTGGGAAGATTCCATAAAGGAGCTTTTTTCTTAGCTGAAGAGTTGGGCTTGGATATCCAGCCTGTGCTACTACACGGCACCAGCATGACCATGCAACGGAGTGACTATTACCTGAAAAATAGCCGTATTACCGTGAAGTTTTTGCCAAGAATTAAACAGGATGACTTGGCATTTGGAGAAGGTTATAGAGAGAGATCAAAAGCGATTACTAAATATTTTAAATCTGAGTACCAGAAACTTAGAGATGAAATAGAAACGGTAGATTTTTATAAAGAGACCATTCATAAGAATTATGTTTTCAAAGGCCCTATTCTGGAATGGTATATCAAAATAAAATATAGGCTGGAAGGTGCTTACAGCCTATTTGATGAACTGGTGCCGAAATCAGGACAAATTGTGGATGTTGGTTGTGGCTATGGTTTAATGACTTATTCGCTGGGTTTCACACATAAAGAGCGAAAGTTTTTAGGTGTAGATTATGATGAGCAAAAAATCATAGTGGCTAATAATTGTCCAGTTAAACCAGATAACATTAATTTTGAACCTGGAGATGTGCTAACCTATGATTTTAAGCCTGCAGATGTGTTTATCATAAGTGATGTTCTTCATTACCTGACCCCGTCAGAGCAGGAAGTGTTGCTTAATAGAATATACAGTCAACTGAATGATGGTGGGAAAATTATTATTCGGGATGGTGATAGCAATAAAACCGATAGGCATAAAGGCACCGTGCTTACAGAAATTTTTTCCACAGGCATAGGGTTTAATAAAACGAGGAATGCCTTGAGCTATATATCCTCAGATATGATAACTTCTTTTGCAGAGCAGCACAATCTCGAACTGGAAGTAATTGATAAGTCAAAAAGAACGTCTAATACAGTATTTGTATTAACACAAAAGTAATAAATGGAGAAATTCGATATCATAATCATCGGTAGTGGACTAGGTGGTCTGGAATGTGGTACTATATTAAGTGACGAGGGATATAAAGTTCTTGTAATTGAGAAGAATAAGCAGATTGGTGGTAATCTCCAGATTTTTTCCAGAAACAAAAGGATCTTCGATACAGGTATACATTACATTGGTGGGTTAGACAAGGGCCAAAACCTTTATCGCTATTTCAAATACTTAGGCATCATGGATGACCTAAAGCTGAAGAGGATGGATGAAGATGGGTTTGATATTGTAACTTTTGAAGGTGATGATGCCGAATATAAATACGCACAGGGCTATGATAATTTCATAGAAACTATGGCGGGTTATTTCCCTGAGGAGCGTGATGGCATAGTAAAATACTGTGATAAGATAAGAGAGGTTTGCAAGCACTTTCCTATGTACAGTGTGGAGCCCATGAGAACGCACCCTGGTACTGCTCCTTATCTCGATGTTAATGCAAAGGAATTTATTGATTCTTGCACCACTAATGAAAAGCTCCAAAGAGTATTAGCCGGCACTAATGTGCTCTATGCAGGTGAGGGTGACAAAACGCCGTTATATGTTCATGCTTTGGTAGTGAATTCATACATTGAAAGTTCCTGGAAATGTATTGATGGCGGGTCTCAAATAGCACGCTTATTAGCTCGAAACATCAGAAATAATGGTGGTAAAATTATCACTCGAGCAAAGGCAGTAGATTTTGGATTCAAGGACGATAATATTGAGTATGTAGAGCTAGAAGATGGAAGGAGATTTTATGGAGATAAATTTATTTCCAATATCCATCCTACCCTTACTTTAGATATGATAGAGGAAGGAAGAATTAGAAAAGCCTATAGAAAAAGATTAGAGAGCCTTGAAAATTCTGTGTCCGTATTTATTGTGTTCATCGTACCTAAAAAGGGCACAATCAAGAATTTCAACTATAACTATTACCACTATATCGATCATGATGTTTGGAGTGGTGCCGAATATAAGGATATCTGGCCAGCGGGTTATGCCTTGTTTTCAGGGGTGTCTAGCAAAGATGATGAATATGCGGACAGCCTTATCCTCATGTCATACATGA
This genomic interval carries:
- a CDS encoding phytoene desaturase family protein, producing MEKFDIIIIGSGLGGLECGTILSDEGYKVLVIEKNKQIGGNLQIFSRNKRIFDTGIHYIGGLDKGQNLYRYFKYLGIMDDLKLKRMDEDGFDIVTFEGDDAEYKYAQGYDNFIETMAGYFPEERDGIVKYCDKIREVCKHFPMYSVEPMRTHPGTAPYLDVNAKEFIDSCTTNEKLQRVLAGTNVLYAGEGDKTPLYVHALVVNSYIESSWKCIDGGSQIARLLARNIRNNGGKIITRAKAVDFGFKDDNIEYVELEDGRRFYGDKFISNIHPTLTLDMIEEGRIRKAYRKRLESLENSVSVFIVFIVPKKGTIKNFNYNYYHYIDHDVWSGAEYKDIWPAGYALFSGVSSKDDEYADSLILMSYMRFEETEQWADTYNVVSQESYRGDSYEEFKKEKAEKLIDELEKKMPGLRENMEAYYTSTPLTNRDYIGTKDGALYGIKKDYTNPMKSFISPKTKVPNLLLTGQNLNMHGVLGVTIGAITTCSEILGHQELMKKIADRTATE